In Endozoicomonas sp. GU-1, one DNA window encodes the following:
- the rdgC gene encoding recombination-associated protein RdgC, with translation MWFKNLIFYRFTQPFKTSVDDLEEQLRQKRFRSCGSQDMSTYGWVPPLGKQGELLTHAGNGFVMITARKEEKILPASVINEALEEKVEQIEQEQDRQVFSKEKKALKDDVLMELLPKAFSRSQNTFAYIDPAKGWLVVDASSFKKAEELTSCLRECLGSLPIINPPLKNMPSHAMTRWLAQEIPMPDKLVLGDECELREPGDEGGQVKVSKQELIGEEVEVHLQAGKQVSKMALIWNDALSFVLGDDLVIRKLKFTDSVQEQLDEVNAETAAEQFDADFAIMTLTLQQMLDELVENLGGISEEALERQEVANFSVEIPEKETV, from the coding sequence ATGTGGTTTAAAAATCTTATCTTTTACCGGTTTACCCAGCCATTCAAAACGTCCGTTGACGACCTTGAAGAGCAACTCCGCCAGAAACGCTTTCGCAGCTGCGGCAGTCAGGATATGAGCACCTATGGCTGGGTTCCTCCGTTGGGCAAACAGGGTGAACTGCTGACCCATGCCGGCAATGGGTTCGTTATGATCACCGCCCGCAAGGAAGAGAAAATTCTTCCCGCCAGCGTGATCAATGAAGCACTGGAAGAAAAAGTTGAACAGATTGAACAGGAACAGGACCGCCAGGTTTTCAGCAAAGAGAAGAAAGCATTAAAAGACGATGTACTGATGGAACTGCTGCCCAAAGCATTCAGCCGCAGCCAGAACACCTTTGCTTATATTGATCCGGCAAAAGGCTGGCTGGTGGTGGATGCCTCTTCATTCAAGAAAGCTGAAGAGCTGACTTCCTGTCTGCGTGAATGCCTTGGCAGTCTGCCGATTATTAACCCACCACTGAAAAACATGCCATCCCATGCCATGACACGCTGGCTGGCCCAGGAGATCCCCATGCCTGACAAGCTGGTGCTCGGTGATGAGTGTGAACTGCGTGAGCCCGGCGATGAAGGGGGACAGGTAAAAGTCAGTAAACAGGAATTGATTGGTGAAGAGGTTGAGGTTCATCTTCAGGCAGGAAAACAGGTCAGCAAAATGGCGCTAATATGGAATGATGCCCTGAGCTTTGTGCTTGGTGATGATCTGGTCATTCGTAAACTGAAGTTCACCGACTCCGTTCAGGAACAGCTAGATGAAGTCAACGCTGAAACGGCGGCCGAACAGTTTGACGCAGACTTCGCCATCATGACGCTGACGCTGCAACAAATGCTGGATGAACTGGTGGAAAACCTTGGCGGAATAAGCGAAGAAGCACTGGAAAGACAGGAGGTGGCCAACTTCTCAGTGGAAATCCCGGAAAAAGAGACCGTTTAA
- a CDS encoding tetratricopeptide repeat protein, whose protein sequence is MNEQSFVVDVTEANIQEVLQQSADQPVLLYIGMQSDPACSAQLGVLEALAAAYQGKLILAKVAAETEQMLAQQLVSQLQVRALPGQVVLHQGRPVKVFSGPQSEEQLREVLDPLTMSPAEMIRQQVEALMAEGEAGRALELLQNILQDEPDNHALQVLQVNLLLELGRIDEARQLMAVLPADAEGIAQPKAKLAFYEMVADAPARNELAARLVDNDNDHEARYQLAIRLVIADQNEEALENLLTIVRRDREFRKDGARLLMLQVFDQLGQGNPIAKRYRGKLFGLMH, encoded by the coding sequence ATGAATGAGCAAAGCTTCGTGGTGGATGTAACAGAAGCGAATATTCAGGAAGTGCTCCAGCAATCCGCCGATCAGCCCGTGCTTCTCTATATAGGTATGCAGAGTGATCCGGCCTGTTCGGCGCAACTGGGTGTTCTGGAAGCATTGGCTGCTGCTTACCAGGGTAAGCTGATACTGGCGAAAGTGGCCGCAGAAACCGAGCAGATGCTGGCGCAGCAGCTGGTGAGTCAATTGCAGGTAAGAGCATTACCCGGACAGGTGGTTTTGCACCAGGGAAGACCGGTTAAGGTGTTCAGTGGGCCCCAGTCAGAAGAGCAGCTGCGTGAAGTGCTGGATCCCTTGACCATGAGTCCGGCAGAAATGATTCGCCAGCAGGTTGAAGCGCTGATGGCTGAAGGCGAGGCTGGCCGGGCACTGGAGTTGCTCCAGAACATTTTGCAGGATGAGCCTGATAACCATGCCCTGCAAGTGTTGCAGGTAAACCTGCTGCTGGAACTGGGGCGTATCGACGAAGCCCGGCAGTTGATGGCGGTGCTCCCCGCCGATGCAGAAGGCATTGCCCAACCGAAAGCCAAACTGGCCTTCTACGAAATGGTTGCGGATGCCCCTGCCCGGAATGAATTGGCAGCCCGGCTGGTGGACAATGACAATGATCATGAGGCTCGCTACCAGCTGGCGATCCGGTTGGTGATTGCTGACCAGAATGAAGAGGCGCTGGAGAATTTGCTGACGATTGTTCGTCGGGACCGTGAATTCCGTAAAGACGGTGCCAGGCTGCTGATGTTGCAGGTGTTTGATCAGCTGGGGCAGGGTAATCCGATCGCCAAGCGTTATCGCGGCAAGCTGTTTGGTTTAATGCACTGA
- a CDS encoding phosphoribosylaminoimidazolesuccinocarboxamide synthase, with amino-acid sequence MSLADKVLAVNNDLPIRTDLPIHSGKVRSVYWLTEADSRRLINEQGYDVAADAPLAIMVISDRISAFDCIWHGEGGLNGVPGKGAALNAISNHWFNLFKQHGLADSHILAIPHPLVWIVQKAQPVMIEAIGRQYITGSMWRAYSKGEREFCGIRLPEGLEKDQPLPGLLITPSTKGVLTGIPGVPEADDVNITRKDLEDNYRAFNFRHPDDIDRYETLLQEGFTVISQSLTALDQMFVDTKFEFGYVTDARGQEKLIYMDEVGTPDSSRIWDGEAYRQGEVIENSKESFRQFLLNHFPEPDILLNKERMPEREALARDHALPESALMDLSRTYTAIAEKITGKPLKLSDNPKVEMIEILDKEYGLIDAR; translated from the coding sequence ATGAGTCTTGCTGATAAGGTCCTGGCCGTTAACAACGATCTCCCGATTCGCACCGACCTTCCTATTCACTCCGGCAAGGTACGCTCCGTTTACTGGCTGACCGAAGCGGACAGCCGACGACTGATCAACGAACAAGGCTATGATGTCGCTGCCGATGCACCACTGGCCATTATGGTTATTTCTGACCGAATCAGTGCCTTTGACTGTATCTGGCATGGTGAGGGGGGGCTGAACGGTGTCCCTGGCAAAGGCGCAGCGCTGAATGCGATCTCGAACCACTGGTTCAATCTCTTCAAACAACATGGCCTGGCGGACAGCCATATCCTGGCGATCCCTCACCCACTGGTCTGGATTGTCCAGAAAGCGCAACCGGTAATGATTGAAGCCATCGGTCGTCAGTATATTACCGGCTCAATGTGGCGGGCCTACAGCAAAGGGGAGCGCGAGTTCTGCGGTATACGACTGCCGGAAGGGCTGGAGAAAGATCAACCATTGCCGGGGCTACTGATTACCCCATCAACCAAGGGGGTGTTAACAGGCATTCCCGGAGTCCCTGAAGCGGATGACGTCAATATTACCCGCAAGGACCTGGAAGATAATTACAGGGCTTTCAATTTTCGCCATCCTGACGATATTGACCGCTACGAAACCCTGCTTCAGGAAGGCTTCACGGTTATCAGCCAGTCCCTGACCGCCCTGGACCAGATGTTTGTTGATACCAAATTTGAGTTTGGTTACGTCACCGATGCCCGTGGACAGGAAAAGCTGATTTATATGGATGAGGTTGGCACGCCGGACTCTTCCAGAATCTGGGACGGTGAAGCCTATCGTCAGGGCGAGGTGATTGAAAATTCAAAAGAGAGCTTCCGGCAGTTTCTGCTTAATCACTTCCCTGAGCCTGATATCCTGCTGAATAAGGAGCGAATGCCGGAGCGGGAAGCCCTTGCCAGAGATCACGCACTGCCGGAAAGCGCATTAATGGACCTTTCCAGAACTTACACAGCGATTGCTGAAAAGATTACCGGAAAGCCTCTGAAACTCTCTGACAACCCCAAGGTCGAGATGATTGAAATTCTGGATAAGGAATATGGTTTGATCGATGCCAGATAA
- the bamC gene encoding outer membrane protein assembly factor BamC: protein MVPGQRISELPRHARLGLSVVISALVLTGCANPFGQQGYLRDRAGDYIKAQTAEPITLPAGTQARELGDILVIPEAGLTDQKLPREFEVPRPSQRLMLKEGDHYSLERNGSQEWLSVDREPGEVWPGVLGYIEKLEEEQGVGIAGTEFAKGVVETQWQNFAQDKDHGVMYRTFGKLFGADDLEPMEERFRFEVRNGLKGGTTEVYVYHQSRPLAKKGQPAAAPENWDNLGEPSKRKANDVLSEMLVYLARDDVQSSVSLQAQGLDIASVTEAGRDGNGNPVLTVRGLSYARVWDAAANAMDNAGLKVVDRNRSAGLFYLADSVPQLEQEQEKKSFWSGWFSDEQDTDVSDEQKTLTVRVSNYSEAVQLSVEKDVNTSAPADVSQRLLKVIQDNLQ from the coding sequence GTTGTGATCAGCGCATTGGTGCTGACAGGTTGTGCCAACCCTTTTGGCCAGCAGGGGTATCTGCGGGATCGTGCCGGAGACTACATCAAGGCGCAGACCGCTGAGCCCATCACCTTGCCTGCGGGAACTCAGGCCAGGGAACTGGGGGATATTCTGGTGATTCCAGAGGCTGGCCTGACTGACCAGAAACTGCCACGGGAGTTTGAAGTTCCAAGGCCTTCCCAGCGGTTGATGTTAAAAGAAGGTGATCATTACAGCCTTGAACGCAATGGCAGTCAGGAATGGTTGTCCGTTGATCGTGAACCCGGTGAAGTGTGGCCCGGTGTGCTGGGCTATATTGAGAAGCTGGAAGAAGAGCAGGGTGTTGGCATTGCGGGCACAGAGTTTGCCAAAGGTGTTGTTGAAACCCAGTGGCAGAACTTTGCCCAGGATAAAGATCACGGTGTGATGTACCGGACATTCGGTAAGTTATTTGGTGCTGATGATCTTGAGCCGATGGAAGAACGCTTTCGCTTTGAGGTTCGCAATGGCCTGAAAGGCGGAACCACGGAGGTTTATGTCTATCATCAGAGTCGGCCATTGGCTAAAAAAGGGCAACCGGCTGCGGCTCCTGAGAACTGGGATAACCTGGGAGAGCCAAGCAAGCGAAAGGCAAACGATGTGCTCTCAGAGATGCTGGTTTACCTGGCACGGGATGATGTTCAGTCATCGGTTTCTCTCCAGGCTCAGGGGCTTGATATTGCTTCAGTCACGGAAGCGGGCCGGGATGGTAATGGTAACCCGGTGCTGACGGTACGTGGTTTGTCCTATGCCCGTGTTTGGGACGCTGCTGCCAACGCTATGGATAACGCTGGACTGAAGGTTGTTGATCGTAACCGTTCCGCCGGTCTCTTCTATCTTGCTGACAGTGTGCCACAACTGGAACAGGAGCAAGAGAAAAAGAGCTTCTGGTCAGGTTGGTTCAGTGATGAGCAAGACACTGATGTGTCTGATGAGCAGAAAACGCTGACGGTCAGGGTGAGTAATTACTCTGAGGCGGTTCAGCTTTCGGTAGAAAAGGATGTGAATACCTCAGCGCCTGCAGATGTCAGTCAGAGACTGCTCAAGGTGATTCAGGACAATCTGCAATAA